The genomic region AACTACTAGACTATCCCCTATTAGAATGCTAAGATATAATGTACTGAATCATACAGATTGAACAGATGGCAAGTGAACTCCCCTACATGCTGCAAATACTTAAGATGAAACACAGGAAGGCCGGTTTTCTATTTCAAGATTACGCTGAGCATGAAAACTCAACTTGAGCATGCTTGCTCAGAAAGTAATCAACAGGGCAGCGCTAAAGTCTGCTGAGAAACTCAAGCAAATCCATCAAGACAGTCCTAACAATGGATACATGGACAGAGGATTTGTCACGGTCTGACGTTGAAGCTGAGATGACAATGTTGAGCGCAAATGACGTTGCAGAACAAAATGCTGAAGCAAGTGACGAAGTGGAGATCCTTCGAAACAGGTATTTTGCTTTCAGAGTGTAATCAGCTGAAACTGAACAATTTGTAtacaaaatactgaaaataaatgataactCATGTatgcatgtaaaataaaatcttcataatAACTTCTTCAAAATCTTCAAAATAACTTGTGTAAAACTAAAGACTTTGCAGAACACCCCTTCCCAAGAGagacttttgtgtttttattcctgATCGTCACTTGCTCTATTTTAGTTTACGTGAGGCCGTCCATGATGACAGCGTCCGACCTAAAATGCAGTGCCTGATGATGGATACCTCTTTCTCAATGGTGACTATGCAAGGCGAGGACAGCGGAATTGCATGGGAAACAACAGCAAGTCGCTGTGCCACACCGTGGACACCTGAAGCTGGAACAGTGGATGTTAGCTCACCAGCTCCAGTTCGACCTGGACTATCAGGGTCTCAGCCTGCAGGAAAGATCATATTTGTCATGGATGAACAGATGAttgcaaaacagagaaaaactaaagaaaaggcAAACAATCAGAAGAGCAAAGCGGAAAGACAACAAGAAGTGTGGGATGAAACCTTTGACAGTGTCTCAGGACGACCAGAGTTGGTGGAGGTATCTCAACCAAATGTAAAAACTGAAGGAGAAAGAGAACAAGAGGAAGCGTCAGATCTTCTGGAAAACAAAGAGCAGTGTTTGTTCAGCATAGTGTCCGAAGGTTCAGAAATCCTCAACATTGTTGTCCCTCCTAAATTTGCCACAGTGGATGAAGAAGAGAGCAGAGAAATGGTGGACAACCTGTCATATCTGGAGGAGAGCCCTGTTCCTAAAGCCAACGAGGAAACTCAAGACAGCGACATGACATTCTCGACAGAATCAGGTGATCAGTTTGAGCTTTTACCTCCAACTGGTTCTGGTGTAATGGACCCACCAGGTGCTCCAGTGACCAGACCTCTGGTGAGAGGAGCAACTAGGAATGTAGACTACTTTGAGGCGTTCTCTCTCGTTGATGCCGAAGCTCCAGGGAGTCCTGCCGTTATCCCACATGGGCAGGAGGGGTATGAAGCAAAAAGAGCCACTGACAGCCTGGATACTGAGAAACCAGTGCCtgctgaaaaccaaacaatgaccaaaagtttggactttGATAAATCAGACACAGTCAGTTTAGAAGACATCACCAGTGACCTTCTAGATGATGTTTTCTATGGCGGTACAGAAAGCTACGCTTTAAAAAGTCTGGACAGTACAGGTGAAGTTGGAGGAGCAGAAGGTCCAACATCCAGGATTAGTTCCAAAACATGTGGAACATCTTTGTTCGGTAGCCAAGAGGACATCCTGACACCAATCTTCCTACCTGAAGGACCAGCAAAAATTATTGACCAAATATTGCTGGAAGAGCCGAAAGCCATGGCCTTCCTTTACACAGACCTGTACGAGGAAGCTGTGGGCAGCAGGAAGAAGGACGAGGATGCAGAAAGTATGACGTCTGAGAAATCCTTCCATAGCAGGCATTCGGACCGAGAAGCTAGAGGATATTTGGAGAAATATGTCCTCATTGATGAGACTCCTACGGTGGAGACGGAAcagcaagaaaaagaaaatttcacAGCAGAAGAACTTCGGACTCTGCCTCAAGATATGTATGACTTTGAAGATATTCTTGCTAAGTCTGAAAAAGAAGAGAAGCAATGCTCAGACGAAGTCACAGACTTCTTCAGGTCCAGTGCCAATTCTTCTCCCTGTGATATAGAACCTTTCCCTCGATCACTAGAAGATGACGACATacagaaaacagcaaaaagtaATACCAAGACTCAAAAAAGTCTCTCCATGGCTGTAGAAAAAGTCTCAAAAACCCCAGTAGATCCACTTAGCTTCTCAAGCCTGGAGTTCCTGTCAGAGGAATCAGACTGGGAGGGCATAGACGATGGTTTTACTGCTCTGGATGTGAAATATGTTGGAgtccaaaaagaagaaaaaatgggGAAGCAAGAATCACAGCTTGATAAGGAAGACATCCCTCCCAGGAAGAAGGCACCGTCCTCTCCTAAAACATGCTTGGATCTAACACCTCTGATTCCCATTGATATGACTACTAAGGAAAAAGAGGAGGCTGGAGGAAAGGAGCACAGGGTGGAGGAGAAAGAGACAGCATCGCCTGTAGAGACTGCTGACGAAGGCGATGGGAACGGGGAGGACACTGTGCCTGCTAGCTCTGAAGTCGCACCACTTGAGAGTGCTCCAGCTGAGCAGAAGGCCTGGTCCTTGGAGAAGGAAAGTGCAAAGGAGTCTGATAAGATCACTGTCTTAGACGCAAAACcagataaagagaaagaaacaaataCTGATGAAGAAGAGGGAAGAAGTGAGACCCAAACAATGACAACCCCAACAGGACTTAAAGAGACAGATGTTGAGACAGAGGTTAATGCAGAGAAACAAGAAGATAGTTCAACCCCTTCATCAGTTGATTCTGCTAAAAACAAAAGTCAGTGTGTAattctttagttttgttttttttttcaaaaatatatgcttttcaaaattagtttttaaaactttttgtgCAAAAAAACTAGGCATGGGCAGATGTCCAGGATCAAGATACACAAAGGTTTTCTAAAGATAACATTTAAAACCCACTAAAATGTTCTTTCATACAGTTCGTACTGGTTAAAGTCCTTTTATGAAATACGAAACAGTGCCAGACTGAGCATGTGGGACTGTATGATGCATAGATGAAGGGTGAAAGTTTCTGGCCCTCTACCACTTAGTGCTTTAGAGGTTTTGATCATTTGGTATCCGACTTTTTCAGGTACGAAATGGTATCGTCTGCTGTTTCATATCGACTGTGTGTCAGCTCATACCTGCCAGGGAGATGTTTTCCAGTCAATAATATCAACCAGTAATTCTTTTGGTTGatcaatggttataatcagtcatattttataaatcaaTAGGCAAAACAGGGATTGCaaccaaaataaatgggaaTACTATTCCAACATTATGTAAAAAATACTtatctaaaaaataaacacatattttGGCTTAGGTACAAGAGTATGGAAAGTTTTGTTTACAGTTACAAAATGAAAGCAATAAAGGACAATACTGTAAGGCATGGTATGAAGTGGCAAATTGATCTGGAgccacagaatcagaatcagctttattgccaagttcgtacatacaaacaaggaatttgcctccggtacactttgctcttttgttctgtttttgcattacagaatatacaaatttacaatttacaatgtacaatgtacaatatacacatatctaacaaaaaaggtgcatttgcaacatctgtatgctgttgttttgtactctattgaatgttcaacagagaaacagcctgggggaagaaactgtctctgtggcggctggttttagtaaacagtgctctgtagcagcggcctgaaggtaaaacagtttatgtgcaggttgtgtggggtctgcagagattttggcagctcttttcttgaccctagacctgtataagtcctggatggagggaaggtcagctctgattattctctctgcagtcctgattattcgttgcagtctggacttgtcctgttttgtgga from Girardinichthys multiradiatus isolate DD_20200921_A chromosome 8, DD_fGirMul_XY1, whole genome shotgun sequence harbors:
- the si:ch1073-398f15.1 gene encoding cardiomyopathy-associated protein 5; its protein translation is MDTWTEDLSRSDVEAEMTMLSANDVAEQNAEASDEVEILRNSLREAVHDDSVRPKMQCLMMDTSFSMVTMQGEDSGIAWETTASRCATPWTPEAGTVDVSSPAPVRPGLSGSQPAGKIIFVMDEQMIAKQRKTKEKANNQKSKAERQQEVWDETFDSVSGRPELVEVSQPNVKTEGEREQEEASDLLENKEQCLFSIVSEGSEILNIVVPPKFATVDEEESREMVDNLSYLEESPVPKANEETQDSDMTFSTESGDQFELLPPTGSGVMDPPGAPVTRPLVRGATRNVDYFEAFSLVDAEAPGSPAVIPHGQEGYEAKRATDSLDTEKPVPAENQTMTKSLDFDKSDTVSLEDITSDLLDDVFYGGTESYALKSLDSTGEVGGAEGPTSRISSKTCGTSLFGSQEDILTPIFLPEGPAKIIDQILLEEPKAMAFLYTDLYEEAVGSRKKDEDAESMTSEKSFHSRHSDREARGYLEKYVLIDETPTVETEQQEKENFTAEELRTLPQDMYDFEDILAKSEKEEKQCSDEVTDFFRSSANSSPCDIEPFPRSLEDDDIQKTAKSNTKTQKSLSMAVEKVSKTPVDPLSFSSLEFLSEESDWEGIDDGFTALDVKYVGVQKEEKMGKQESQLDKEDIPPRKKAPSSPKTCLDLTPLIPIDMTTKEKEEAGGKEHRVEEKETASPVETADEGDGNGEDTVPASSEVAPLESAPAEQKAWSLEKESAKESDKITVLDAKPDKEKETNTDEEEGRSETQTMTTPTGLKETDVETEVNAEKQEDSSTPSSVDSAKNKSQCVIL